In the Siphonobacter curvatus genome, one interval contains:
- the atpF gene encoding F0F1 ATP synthase subunit B, giving the protein MDLITPSLGLIFWQLVFFLLLVFVLGKYAWRPILSSLNEREKSIEDAIELAKKTRNEMAQLKADNDRAKADAIIERDAILKQARQTAEKMIATAKNEAAQEAKAEIEKARKTFREEQAAAVAKLKGETSKIALEIAEKVLRRELSDKTSQEALVNDWLKDAKLN; this is encoded by the coding sequence ATGGACTTAATTACCCCGAGTCTTGGTCTGATTTTCTGGCAATTGGTTTTCTTTCTGCTCCTGGTTTTCGTGTTGGGCAAATATGCCTGGAGACCCATCCTGTCGAGCCTGAACGAACGCGAAAAGTCGATTGAAGACGCTATCGAACTCGCTAAGAAAACGCGTAACGAAATGGCTCAGCTTAAAGCTGATAACGATCGGGCCAAAGCCGATGCCATCATCGAACGCGACGCGATCCTGAAACAGGCTCGCCAGACGGCTGAGAAAATGATTGCCACGGCAAAAAATGAAGCCGCTCAGGAAGCCAAAGCTGAAATCGAAAAGGCTCGCAAGACCTTCCGTGAAGAGCAGGCTGCTGCAGTAGCCAAGCTGAAAGGCGAGACTTCGAAGATCGCTCTGGAGATTGCTGAAAAGGTACTTCGTCGCGAATTATCTGACAAGACTTCGCAGGAAGCTCTTGTGAATGATTGGCTGAAAGACGCCAAATTGAACTAA
- the atpE gene encoding ATP synthase F0 subunit C: protein MLTTLLQVAQEGGLSLAYLGAAIGAGLVAIGAGLGIGRIGGTAMEAIARQPEASGKVQGAMLIVAAFVEAVALFGAVICLLVAVK, encoded by the coding sequence ATGTTGACTACTCTCTTACAAGTTGCTCAAGAAGGTGGACTTTCATTAGCATACCTTGGTGCGGCAATCGGTGCAGGCTTAGTTGCTATTGGTGCAGGTCTGGGTATCGGTCGTATCGGTGGTACTGCCATGGAAGCTATCGCTCGTCAGCCTGAAGCTTCTGGAAAAGTACAAGGTGCGATGTTGATCGTAGCTGCTTTCGTAGAGGCCGTTGCCCTGTTCGGTGCGGTAATCTGTCTTCTCGTAGCTGTGAAGTAA
- the atpB gene encoding F0F1 ATP synthase subunit A, translating into MSRNRSFKVFAISILSFALSVFSSQVVFAQHEHEGHAEATHEHGKTEEFNPGQTILHHVADEHQWHLATIGESHFAIPLPVILYTPTRGLNIYSSNAFYHGSGEHDGFHLHHEHFTSEDGSHVYDFSITKNVMSLIISVLLLITIFSIVKGGYAKRQGKAPKGLQSALEPFIIFIRDEVAKNYIGEKHYRRFLPYLLTVFFFIWINNLLGLLPGAANVTGNIAVTLTLAVLTFIVVNFNGRKAYWTHIFAMPGVPKWMLIVMTPVEIVGMMMKPFSLMVRLFANVTAGHIILLSLLSLIFIFKSAALSVIVGPFTVFMTMIELLVAVLQAYIFTVLTASYIGAAVEEHHHDDHH; encoded by the coding sequence ATGAGCCGCAATCGATCGTTTAAAGTCTTTGCAATCAGTATTTTATCTTTTGCTCTTTCTGTTTTTAGCTCGCAAGTCGTTTTTGCTCAGCACGAGCACGAAGGCCATGCAGAAGCTACCCATGAGCATGGAAAAACGGAAGAATTTAACCCTGGTCAAACGATTCTTCACCACGTAGCCGATGAGCACCAGTGGCACCTGGCTACGATTGGCGAATCACACTTTGCTATTCCGCTTCCGGTTATTCTGTATACGCCTACCCGGGGCCTCAACATTTACTCCTCGAACGCGTTTTACCATGGTTCAGGCGAGCATGATGGATTCCACTTACATCATGAGCATTTTACGTCAGAAGACGGGTCACACGTTTATGACTTTTCCATTACCAAGAACGTCATGTCGCTGATCATTAGCGTGCTGCTCCTGATCACCATTTTCTCGATCGTGAAAGGTGGCTACGCCAAGCGTCAGGGTAAAGCTCCCAAGGGTCTGCAATCGGCTCTGGAACCCTTCATCATCTTTATTCGTGATGAAGTAGCTAAAAACTATATTGGCGAAAAGCACTACCGTCGCTTCTTGCCTTACCTGTTAACGGTTTTCTTCTTCATCTGGATTAACAACCTGCTGGGTTTGTTACCGGGTGCCGCTAACGTAACGGGTAACATCGCCGTAACGCTTACGCTGGCCGTATTGACCTTTATCGTGGTAAACTTCAACGGTCGCAAAGCCTACTGGACGCATATTTTCGCCATGCCCGGTGTACCGAAATGGATGCTGATCGTGATGACGCCCGTTGAAATTGTAGGGATGATGATGAAACCCTTCTCCCTGATGGTTCGTCTTTTTGCGAACGTTACGGCCGGTCACATCATTCTGCTGAGCTTACTGAGCTTGATTTTCATTTTCAAGTCAGCGGCTTTGAGTGTAATCGTAGGTCCCTTTACGGTATTCATGACGATGATCGAGCTGCTGGTAGCGGTGCTACAGGCGTATATCTTTACCGTTCTTACGGCCAGTTACATTGGAGCCGCCGTTGAAGAGCATCACCACGATGATCATCATTAA
- a CDS encoding AtpZ/AtpI family protein translates to MENEERNFNPYIRYTGLAMQMLVTIGVGVFLGLKLDEWVGTKTPWFTIGCSLFFIAAALISLIRGLPKT, encoded by the coding sequence ATGGAAAATGAAGAACGGAATTTTAATCCCTACATCCGGTATACGGGTCTGGCCATGCAAATGCTGGTCACGATTGGCGTAGGTGTTTTTTTAGGGCTGAAGCTCGACGAATGGGTCGGTACAAAAACGCCCTGGTTTACCATTGGCTGTTCGCTGTTTTTTATTGCAGCCGCCCTGATTTCTCTCATTCGGGGGCTACCCAAAACCTAA
- the porW gene encoding type IX secretion system periplasmic lipoprotein PorW/SprE codes for MISCTQHSTAPANVAFHNLTSKYNALLQAQELLGEANKTIFANRRDNYAALLPVLVPIDSQAALLVTNELASVIKKASLVAERHQNAKYLDDAYLVLGQARLQQGDIRNAIETFKYINTNYPDGNARSAALIGLMRAYTEEGEYNVALRVADVVRNLPLSKSETLAYYLTKAYLHQQRREYAVAAAILEESLPMMPKNDRKARVYYALGQLYELTDKPAKAMSQYAAVQRNRPNYDLSFYARLNSLLNQPNQDPKVSFNRMLRDRKNADLQDQIYFAMGSYEERRGHIREAIPYYKRAASLAAQKPEQLAAVYLRIADLSYDPLQDYESAQMYYDSTVQLRPRNLGNLAQITEKKRGLDQFVMHLRVIKTEDSLQKLAAMNPTQLDKYLEKVVSDRQAKEAAEKRLAEEKAARARQEQMLAASGIQPDNVQASSVWYFYNPNSVQRGRQEFQEKWGTRKLEDNWRRVTKETSLTSDNSNITAVRQPGTGDPSNPQATQAVSPLQAEVESMKKTIPFTPEALDASRKKQELAYFELGKLYRLTLNENQKAIQTFEQLLTLFPQTQYESETLYLLYLATEGTPRQAEYKNRLFQKFPDSYYVRLINRSSLTPLTAGAESEAQNLYAQAYETYRQGDYTNALSQTERGLQAYAGNALEDKFALLKAMLMAKTQNAEAYRKALNDFIQNYPGSNLKPMAEEMLTAAKGK; via the coding sequence ATGATTAGCTGTACCCAGCATTCCACAGCCCCAGCGAATGTGGCTTTTCACAACCTAACTTCCAAGTACAACGCCTTATTACAGGCTCAGGAACTGCTAGGGGAAGCCAATAAAACCATTTTTGCCAACCGACGAGATAACTACGCCGCCCTGCTTCCGGTTTTAGTACCGATCGATTCGCAGGCGGCTTTGCTGGTAACTAATGAACTGGCTTCAGTGATTAAAAAAGCTTCGCTGGTAGCGGAGCGGCACCAGAATGCCAAATACCTTGACGATGCGTATCTGGTACTCGGGCAAGCCCGCCTGCAGCAGGGAGACATTCGCAACGCCATTGAAACCTTCAAGTATATCAATACGAACTATCCCGATGGCAACGCTCGCTCCGCAGCTTTGATCGGACTCATGCGGGCGTATACGGAGGAAGGCGAGTATAACGTAGCTCTACGCGTGGCGGATGTGGTGCGTAATCTGCCCTTATCCAAAAGCGAAACGCTGGCGTATTACCTGACCAAGGCCTATTTACACCAGCAACGTCGGGAATATGCCGTAGCCGCTGCGATTCTGGAAGAGAGTTTACCGATGATGCCTAAAAATGATAGGAAGGCTCGGGTGTACTATGCATTGGGGCAGTTGTACGAACTAACGGACAAGCCAGCCAAGGCCATGAGTCAATACGCGGCCGTTCAGCGGAACCGGCCTAATTACGATCTGTCGTTTTATGCTCGACTGAACTCGCTGCTCAATCAGCCTAATCAGGATCCCAAGGTGAGTTTTAACCGCATGCTACGGGATCGTAAAAATGCCGATTTACAGGACCAAATTTATTTTGCCATGGGGTCCTACGAAGAACGGCGGGGCCATATTCGGGAAGCTATTCCCTACTATAAAAGAGCCGCCAGTCTGGCCGCTCAGAAACCGGAACAACTAGCGGCGGTCTATCTGCGGATTGCGGATTTGAGTTACGACCCGCTACAGGATTACGAAAGTGCTCAAATGTACTACGATAGCACGGTACAACTCAGACCTCGCAATCTGGGTAATCTGGCCCAGATTACGGAGAAAAAACGGGGGCTTGATCAGTTTGTCATGCATTTACGAGTCATCAAAACGGAAGACAGCCTGCAAAAACTGGCGGCAATGAATCCTACCCAGCTGGACAAGTACCTGGAAAAGGTGGTAAGCGATCGTCAGGCCAAGGAAGCCGCCGAAAAACGACTGGCCGAGGAAAAAGCTGCCCGGGCCCGGCAGGAACAGATGCTAGCGGCGTCGGGTATTCAGCCGGATAATGTGCAGGCTTCCAGTGTCTGGTACTTTTATAATCCTAATTCGGTACAACGGGGTAGACAGGAGTTTCAGGAGAAATGGGGTACCCGAAAGTTGGAAGATAACTGGCGGCGGGTAACGAAAGAAACCTCCCTAACTTCGGATAATTCGAACATCACCGCTGTACGCCAGCCAGGAACTGGGGACCCTTCTAATCCACAGGCTACTCAGGCAGTTTCGCCCTTACAGGCCGAAGTCGAGAGTATGAAAAAGACGATTCCGTTTACGCCGGAAGCCCTGGATGCTTCGCGTAAGAAACAGGAACTGGCCTATTTTGAACTGGGCAAGTTGTACCGGTTGACGCTGAATGAAAATCAGAAAGCCATTCAAACCTTTGAGCAATTACTGACGCTCTTCCCCCAAACGCAGTACGAATCCGAGACCCTGTATTTACTCTACCTGGCTACCGAAGGAACACCCCGGCAGGCGGAGTACAAAAATCGCCTGTTCCAGAAATTCCCGGATTCCTATTATGTCCGTCTGATCAATCGTAGTAGTCTGACCCCATTGACGGCAGGGGCCGAATCGGAAGCCCAGAATCTGTACGCTCAGGCCTACGAAACCTACCGTCAGGGCGATTATACGAATGCCTTATCCCAAACCGAGCGTGGATTACAGGCTTACGCGGGAAATGCACTCGAAGATAAATTCGCCTTGCTGAAAGCGATGCTAATGGCGAAAACGCAAAATGCGGAGGCGTACCGCAAGGCTCTCAATGATTTTATTCAGAATTATCCCGGAAGCAATCTGAAACCGATGGCGGAAGAAATGCTGACGGCAGCCAAAGGAAAATAA
- a CDS encoding Crp/Fnr family transcriptional regulator translates to MQSFEAYVSQLTPDLPDAERQAIAQITHRQTFAKRTLLLRAGEVCTHFHYIERGLGRVFYYRNDQEITAWFGFEGQIISAIDSFFTGQVSEYWIEMLEDSQICSISNTHIEWLFAQHPATERLGRLMITENYLRLDERMKLFAFHTAEERYALLLEQFPAILQRVPLHLIASYLGITQVTLSRIRASYRP, encoded by the coding sequence ATGCAATCGTTTGAGGCCTACGTTTCGCAACTCACACCGGATTTGCCGGATGCAGAAAGGCAGGCCATCGCTCAGATTACCCATCGACAAACGTTTGCCAAACGTACGTTGCTCTTGCGGGCGGGGGAGGTGTGTACGCACTTTCATTACATCGAACGAGGGCTGGGAAGGGTATTCTATTACCGCAACGATCAGGAGATTACGGCCTGGTTTGGTTTTGAAGGCCAAATCATCAGTGCGATTGATAGCTTTTTTACCGGTCAGGTCAGTGAGTACTGGATCGAAATGCTGGAAGATTCGCAGATCTGTAGTATCTCAAACACCCATATCGAGTGGCTCTTCGCTCAACACCCCGCTACCGAACGACTGGGGCGATTGATGATTACCGAAAATTATCTGCGACTCGATGAGCGTATGAAACTTTTTGCTTTTCATACGGCGGAAGAACGGTATGCTCTCTTGCTTGAACAATTTCCCGCTATTCTACAGCGAGTACCCTTGCACTTGATTGCCTCGTACCTAGGCATTACGCAGGTAACACTGAGCCGGATTCGGGCTTCGTATCGGCCGTAA
- the ettA gene encoding energy-dependent translational throttle protein EttA, whose amino-acid sequence MSNETIIFSMSRVSKVIPPSRTIIKNISLSFFYGAKIGILGLNGSGKSTLMRIIAGIDKSYQGEVVFSPGYSVGMLEQEPQLDPEKTVRQVVEEGVAEVVGLLKEFEEINEAFGEPDADFDKLLARQGEVQEKLDALDAWELDTKLERAMDALRCPPEDAKIGVLSGGERRRVALCRLLLQEPDVLLLDEPTNHLDAESVLWLEEHLRQYKGTVIAVTHDRYFLDNVAGWILELDRGEGIPWKGNYTSWLEQKQKRLSQEEKQESKRQKTLQRELDWVRMAPKARQAKSKARLGAYERLLNEDVREREDKLEIFIPAGPRLGSKVIEIDQVSKAYGDKILFENLTFSLPPAGIVGVIGPNGAGKTTLFKLLTGQEQPDSGTVEVGETVQLAYVDQLHDNLKADKSVYETISGGNDPMLLGGRMVNARAYVSRFNFGGSDQEKKISNLSGGERNRVHLAMMLKEGSNLLLLDEPTNDLDINTLRALEEGLENFAGCAVIISHDRWFLDRIATHILAFEGDSQVYYFEGNFSEYEENRRKRLGTDATPKRIKYKKLV is encoded by the coding sequence ATGAGTAACGAAACCATAATCTTTTCGATGTCTCGGGTGAGTAAAGTAATTCCACCCAGTCGAACGATCATTAAAAACATTTCTCTTTCCTTTTTCTACGGTGCCAAAATTGGGATTCTGGGTCTGAACGGTTCAGGAAAATCGACGCTGATGCGAATCATCGCCGGCATCGATAAAAGCTACCAAGGAGAAGTAGTGTTTTCGCCGGGTTATTCAGTAGGTATGCTGGAGCAGGAACCCCAGTTGGATCCCGAAAAAACCGTTCGCCAAGTGGTCGAAGAAGGCGTTGCCGAAGTGGTGGGTTTACTCAAGGAATTTGAGGAAATCAATGAAGCGTTTGGTGAACCCGATGCAGACTTTGACAAGCTACTGGCCCGTCAGGGAGAAGTGCAGGAAAAACTCGATGCCCTAGATGCCTGGGAGCTGGACACGAAACTCGAACGGGCCATGGATGCCCTGCGTTGTCCGCCCGAAGATGCGAAGATTGGTGTACTCTCCGGTGGGGAGCGTCGCCGGGTTGCCTTATGCCGCTTATTATTACAAGAGCCTGACGTTCTGCTACTTGATGAACCTACCAACCACCTGGATGCTGAATCGGTACTCTGGCTGGAAGAACACTTGCGGCAGTATAAAGGAACGGTCATTGCCGTTACGCACGACCGCTATTTCCTAGACAACGTAGCGGGCTGGATTCTGGAACTGGATCGGGGCGAAGGTATCCCTTGGAAAGGAAATTATACCTCTTGGCTGGAACAGAAGCAGAAACGACTTTCGCAGGAGGAAAAGCAGGAGTCCAAGCGTCAGAAAACCCTGCAACGCGAGCTGGACTGGGTACGCATGGCCCCTAAGGCTCGTCAGGCTAAATCAAAGGCTCGTTTAGGTGCGTACGAACGCCTCTTGAACGAGGATGTCAGAGAGCGGGAAGATAAACTGGAGATCTTTATTCCGGCGGGTCCTCGTCTGGGCAGTAAGGTCATCGAAATTGATCAGGTGTCAAAAGCGTACGGCGATAAAATTCTTTTCGAAAATTTAACCTTTTCGCTTCCTCCAGCGGGGATTGTCGGCGTAATCGGGCCGAACGGTGCCGGGAAAACGACGCTTTTCAAGTTACTGACGGGTCAGGAACAACCCGATTCAGGTACGGTTGAAGTCGGCGAAACGGTTCAATTGGCTTACGTTGATCAGTTACATGATAACCTGAAAGCGGATAAGTCGGTCTACGAAACCATTTCGGGTGGTAACGACCCGATGCTGTTAGGGGGCCGGATGGTCAACGCCCGGGCGTATGTGAGTCGTTTCAACTTTGGCGGTTCGGATCAGGAGAAAAAGATTTCGAACCTGTCCGGGGGTGAGCGGAACCGCGTCCACCTAGCCATGATGCTCAAGGAAGGTTCGAACCTGCTGCTCTTAGATGAGCCGACCAACGACCTAGACATTAATACCCTGCGGGCTTTGGAAGAAGGTCTGGAAAACTTTGCGGGTTGTGCCGTCATTATTTCCCACGACCGCTGGTTCCTCGACCGGATTGCTACCCATATTCTGGCTTTCGAGGGCGATTCGCAAGTATACTACTTCGAAGGAAACTTTAGCGAGTACGAAGAAAACCGCCGCAAACGTCTGGGTACGGACGCTACACCGAAGCGGATCAAGTACAAAAAACTGGTATAG
- a CDS encoding DUF349 domain-containing protein, with protein METTITPNRYVEDTHGYTKEGKVYLKGYAGYPDREIGYVRNTEEEALDYFRNRFQLAQQKVIQLHQDVQEAQNKGSYLTKLLQLRKNLLEFDGLGDFPPLLAMLDKLETYLRELISSNQVKNLEIKRALLEEVHQAATAIPDWNEATDKIQEIKTKWLKTGPVDKPYHDEIEGGFDRISDDFFQRRREYYAEQNRIIDERFDKLEDIVAESEKLMRSTEFDEAFVRVRQLQNEWKTVGPVPPKRQSKLWKRFKKATTIFFDRYNAMKGITPRPRVDPRLQELQNIAAEAETLTASVHQDVISKASDRAKELLVKWKDLAPKVKTLDRNVAEKFRLACDKVFELNYLRRVIGYRYPDFDEKPKRDQLKIQIYQMEYLVRKEKGDLEQYLEFDGRIRAYVAADKALFQKVNTQKRKVAVKEMLLVEFKRDLETVL; from the coding sequence ATGGAGACCACCATCACACCCAACCGCTACGTAGAAGATACCCACGGTTACACAAAAGAAGGAAAAGTTTATCTGAAAGGCTATGCTGGCTATCCCGACCGGGAAATTGGCTACGTACGCAATACAGAAGAGGAAGCGTTAGATTATTTCCGAAATCGATTTCAGTTAGCTCAGCAAAAAGTCATTCAGCTTCACCAGGACGTGCAGGAAGCCCAAAACAAGGGCTCGTACCTGACCAAACTTTTGCAATTACGCAAAAACCTGCTGGAGTTCGACGGCCTTGGCGATTTTCCGCCTTTGCTGGCTATGCTCGATAAGCTGGAAACGTACCTTCGCGAACTGATCTCCTCAAACCAGGTAAAAAATCTGGAAATTAAACGAGCCCTGCTTGAAGAAGTTCATCAGGCCGCTACGGCTATTCCCGATTGGAATGAAGCCACGGACAAAATTCAAGAAATCAAAACCAAATGGCTAAAAACCGGACCGGTCGATAAACCGTATCACGATGAAATCGAAGGTGGTTTCGATCGGATTTCGGATGATTTCTTCCAACGCCGTCGCGAATACTACGCCGAACAAAATCGGATCATTGATGAACGCTTTGATAAACTCGAAGACATCGTTGCCGAGTCGGAAAAATTAATGCGGAGCACGGAGTTTGATGAAGCCTTTGTACGGGTTCGTCAGCTACAGAATGAGTGGAAAACCGTAGGCCCCGTACCTCCCAAGCGGCAAAGTAAACTGTGGAAACGCTTCAAGAAGGCGACGACCATTTTCTTTGATCGTTATAATGCCATGAAAGGCATTACGCCCCGTCCTCGGGTAGACCCCCGTTTACAGGAGCTACAAAATATTGCGGCTGAAGCGGAAACGCTAACCGCATCCGTTCATCAGGATGTTATTTCCAAAGCCTCTGATCGGGCCAAGGAATTGCTGGTGAAGTGGAAAGACCTCGCTCCGAAGGTGAAAACGCTGGACCGGAACGTGGCCGAGAAATTCCGCTTAGCCTGCGATAAAGTATTTGAGTTGAACTACCTGCGTCGGGTGATTGGCTATCGTTATCCGGATTTCGACGAGAAGCCGAAACGTGATCAGCTGAAAATTCAGATTTATCAGATGGAATATCTGGTACGCAAGGAAAAAGGCGATCTGGAACAATACCTGGAGTTTGATGGTCGAATTCGGGCTTATGTAGCTGCTGATAAAGCTCTTTTCCAAAAGGTGAATACCCAGAAGCGGAAAGTAGCCGTGAAGGAAATGCTACTAGTTGAATTCAAACGCGATCTGGAAACCGTACTCTAA
- a CDS encoding S41 family peptidase, which produces MRALQYAITILLLGTLASSCKKDNENDGAKATADVRDSVYLYSKTYYLWNDRLPSLASFNPTSYDSPEAVMEKVRTYSPLGTNGKNLDRWSFAMTKEKWDEVASGASGDLGISFGFVAANDLRVAFVYKNSDPGKQGVQRGWQITSVDGITANTANIDALSKALFKESMQVAFKKPDGTTQTLTLKVTSYQTNPVLTRTIISQNGKKVGYIAFSSFLGATASAELDEAFAYFKANSVTDLIFDERYNGGGQVVLAEKIADLIVPRSAAGKLMYKDQHNQTLSKYSGYNTSENFSNPLPTNNLNLSQVVFITTGETASASELLINVLKPYMTVKLVGETTYGKPAGYYPLPVMNYYAFPLAVKQVNASNYGEYYEGLPVDRQQADDVTRNWGDPQELCIKDALSFITTGQFPASSGRLANFNPYAIRAHQVVDLPGVLLRKPNTPKL; this is translated from the coding sequence ATGAGAGCACTTCAATACGCCATCACGATCCTACTACTAGGAACACTGGCTTCGTCGTGTAAAAAAGACAATGAAAACGATGGAGCTAAAGCTACAGCGGATGTACGAGACAGCGTTTACCTCTATTCAAAAACCTATTATCTCTGGAACGACCGACTGCCTTCCTTAGCTAGCTTTAATCCTACGAGTTATGATTCGCCGGAAGCGGTCATGGAGAAAGTACGTACCTATAGTCCGTTGGGAACCAACGGCAAAAACCTAGACCGCTGGAGTTTTGCGATGACTAAGGAAAAGTGGGATGAGGTAGCTTCGGGAGCGAGTGGCGACTTAGGCATTAGTTTTGGCTTTGTTGCCGCGAATGATTTACGCGTAGCGTTTGTGTACAAGAACTCCGATCCTGGTAAACAAGGCGTGCAACGGGGCTGGCAGATTACCTCGGTCGATGGTATTACAGCGAACACGGCTAATATAGATGCCCTTTCGAAAGCCCTGTTTAAAGAGTCTATGCAGGTAGCTTTTAAAAAGCCGGATGGTACGACGCAGACCCTAACCCTGAAGGTTACTTCGTATCAGACCAATCCTGTACTGACGCGTACAATCATCAGTCAGAATGGCAAGAAGGTGGGGTATATCGCTTTTAGCAGTTTCTTAGGAGCTACTGCTTCAGCAGAGCTGGACGAAGCTTTTGCCTATTTTAAAGCGAATAGCGTAACCGATTTGATTTTTGATGAACGATACAATGGCGGCGGCCAGGTCGTATTAGCTGAGAAAATAGCCGATCTGATTGTTCCCCGTTCAGCTGCAGGTAAGCTTATGTATAAGGACCAGCACAATCAAACGCTTTCCAAGTATTCGGGTTATAACACAAGTGAGAATTTTAGTAATCCTCTGCCCACGAATAACCTAAACCTAAGCCAGGTGGTGTTTATCACTACCGGAGAAACGGCTTCCGCTAGTGAATTACTGATTAACGTACTCAAGCCCTACATGACGGTGAAGCTAGTAGGGGAGACGACCTACGGAAAACCAGCGGGTTATTACCCTCTTCCGGTTATGAATTATTACGCATTCCCACTCGCCGTCAAGCAAGTAAATGCCAGCAACTACGGTGAATATTACGAGGGACTCCCAGTAGATCGCCAGCAGGCGGATGATGTGACCCGCAACTGGGGGGATCCGCAGGAACTATGCATTAAAGATGCGTTGAGTTTTATTACGACGGGGCAATTCCCGGCTTCAAGCGGAAGGTTAGCTAATTTCAATCCGTATGCCATTCGGGCACATCAGGTTGTGGATTTGCCCGGCGTACTCCTGCGAAAGCCCAATACGCCAAAACTATAA
- a CDS encoding porin family protein, with translation MKKLFFTSAFVLSMIVTYAQSYRYRPTSEPEGVRFGIKGGVNLANVIVSPRPGNLVNGRTDFHAGLFADIPVAEKFSIQPELLYSRQGFRVLNGIGSVTMNTISVPVLAKIHVTPNVSIVAGPQVSYLANARIGLNSWFAINYNNAFQKVGVDGVAGLEFEAGNFVVGGRYNYGFNNLNKDFTFSKNSDMSFNDLVQLRNSTVQLSVGYKF, from the coding sequence ATGAAAAAATTATTCTTCACTTCAGCCTTTGTTCTTTCCATGATTGTAACCTATGCCCAGTCCTATCGCTACCGCCCGACGAGCGAGCCCGAGGGCGTTCGCTTTGGAATTAAAGGCGGGGTGAACCTGGCAAATGTCATCGTATCGCCCCGGCCGGGTAACCTGGTCAACGGACGGACGGATTTCCACGCGGGTCTATTTGCGGACATTCCCGTGGCCGAAAAATTCAGTATTCAGCCGGAGTTATTGTACTCACGTCAGGGCTTTCGGGTCTTGAATGGAATTGGTTCCGTGACGATGAACACGATCAGTGTACCCGTATTAGCGAAGATTCACGTGACGCCTAATGTATCAATTGTGGCTGGTCCTCAGGTAAGTTACCTGGCCAATGCCCGGATTGGCTTAAATAGCTGGTTTGCCATTAACTACAATAACGCCTTCCAGAAAGTAGGGGTTGATGGCGTAGCCGGACTGGAATTTGAAGCGGGTAATTTCGTCGTAGGGGGTCGCTATAATTATGGCTTCAATAACCTGAATAAAGACTTTACATTCAGTAAAAACTCAGACATGTCCTTCAACGACTTGGTTCAGTTACGCAATTCGACGGTACAACTTTCCGTAGGATATAAATTTTAA